A single window of Chloracidobacterium thermophilum B DNA harbors:
- a CDS encoding glycosyltransferase, producing the protein MDGALPAFFIVAAPGGIGFEFKLGLKSGATALVLAVLAAALLRLVSMGSSLWEIRQRWQRRAVEMEWTLPNSERIRPISIVVVVQGGREQVVEAVDRLLALDYPRFEVIVVSDGSPDGTLTCLREAFSLHPTSRIIQKSIPVQTEPTLYASTKHPRLTVVAKPETGREDSLNCGLNVSRYPLICALDTQVTLDADALIELARGFIENVTQTVAVSCLAEFYGDASTPSGSDIRLSADGIAPMYAPMQRSVSAAADQRPLDDLQRVDRATLFHVQWLLRAGVGNLAMLPGVVSLLKKAEIVAAGGYRTGYAADTLDLLLTAYRVRKSEETRRVLFLPEVIARIAPLDSLDETMQARATATQESFGIIVRHLGLTFSGQGDWRARLALPVFIVTVLFAPVWEWMAVILVDVAALAGGFTFDELVALLTLFLSIGLADSLGGLLCDEVSNRRRRSTGEILHLSLAAITHAVTFRWMMGLAQLRGMLAYISGRSIRETM; encoded by the coding sequence GTGGATGGTGCCCTTCCTGCTTTTTTTATTGTCGCTGCACCGGGTGGCATTGGGTTCGAGTTTAAGCTCGGTCTCAAAAGCGGTGCGACGGCGCTGGTGCTGGCCGTTCTGGCAGCCGCCCTGCTCCGTCTGGTTTCGATGGGCAGTTCCCTGTGGGAAATCCGGCAGCGCTGGCAGCGGCGCGCGGTGGAAATGGAGTGGACGCTTCCCAACTCGGAGCGCATTCGCCCGATTTCGATTGTGGTGGTCGTGCAGGGTGGACGGGAGCAAGTGGTGGAAGCTGTGGATCGGCTGCTGGCGCTGGACTATCCACGCTTCGAGGTCATCGTCGTCAGCGATGGCTCACCGGATGGGACGCTGACCTGTTTGAGGGAAGCTTTCTCCCTGCATCCAACCTCACGCATCATCCAGAAAAGCATCCCGGTTCAGACCGAACCGACACTGTATGCCTCCACCAAGCATCCCCGGTTGACGGTCGTCGCCAAGCCGGAAACCGGGCGGGAAGATTCCCTCAACTGTGGTTTGAATGTCTCCCGCTATCCGCTCATCTGTGCCTTGGACACTCAAGTGACACTCGACGCGGACGCCCTCATCGAGCTGGCGCGTGGGTTCATTGAAAACGTGACCCAAACCGTTGCCGTAAGCTGTCTGGCCGAGTTTTACGGCGACGCTTCGACGCCCAGCGGCTCTGACATCCGCCTCTCGGCCGACGGTATCGCGCCCATGTATGCCCCCATGCAGCGGTCGGTCAGCGCTGCTGCGGACCAGCGCCCCCTCGATGACCTGCAACGGGTTGACCGCGCAACCCTCTTTCATGTGCAGTGGCTCCTGCGCGCCGGTGTGGGGAACCTCGCCATGCTGCCGGGTGTGGTGTCGCTGCTCAAAAAAGCCGAAATTGTCGCGGCCGGCGGCTATCGCACCGGCTATGCCGCCGACACCCTGGACCTGCTGCTGACGGCCTACCGGGTACGCAAAAGTGAAGAAACCCGCCGGGTCTTGTTTCTGCCGGAGGTCATAGCCCGTATCGCACCACTCGACTCACTCGATGAAACGATGCAGGCCCGTGCCACTGCCACCCAGGAATCCTTTGGCATCATCGTCCGTCACCTGGGGCTCACCTTCAGCGGACAGGGCGACTGGCGCGCCCGGCTGGCCCTTCCGGTCTTCATTGTGACCGTCCTGTTTGCTCCCGTTTGGGAGTGGATGGCCGTCATTCTGGTGGATGTGGCGGCACTGGCCGGTGGTTTTACCTTTGACGAACTGGTGGCGCTGCTGACGCTGTTTTTGTCCATCGGGCTGGCTGACAGCCTCGGCGGGCTGCTCTGTGATGAAGTGTCGAACCGTCGCCGCCGTTCCACGGGTGAAATCCTGCATCTGAGCCTTGCAGCCATCACCCACGCTGTCACTTTCCGGTGGATGATGGGGCTGGCGCAGTTGCGGGGCATGCTGGCGTACATTTCGGGGCGCTCCATTCGTGAAACGATGTAG
- a CDS encoding M14 family zinc carboxypeptidase, which produces MLGLSEATLTLVKRLASHYDRYMVREATPRLTAAGLASHLSHLASKDTRLTVEVGGRSAAGRPIHRVTFGQGQRRVLMWTQMHGDEPTATLAVLDLLAALVEFPQDAALNRILREVQVCILPMLNPDGAEVFQRRTAQGIDLNRDARHLRTPEARLLKRTHDDFVPDFAFNLHDQNPRYTAGDSHRLTAMAFLAPAHDASGKDNMARRRAKRLAAAMVQMLTPYIDGYMARFDDTHEPRSFGDAMQGWGTSVVLVESGGWRNDPEKTYLRQLNAVVLLGALHAIAGDECDAVEATAYEALPPNTSYFYDLIFESATLDFGPSLPPIVADIAINVSNHWQSTPVDAIRGRVMDVGDLRDYDAGERWSLDGRAVPGHDFHIEAEVDVDALRAMAQPVQPS; this is translated from the coding sequence ATGCTGGGCTTATCCGAGGCAACCCTCACCTTGGTCAAACGGCTTGCCTCGCATTATGACCGCTATATGGTTCGGGAGGCCACGCCCCGCCTGACGGCGGCGGGGCTGGCCTCACATCTGTCCCACCTCGCTTCCAAAGACACCCGTCTGACGGTTGAAGTCGGCGGCCGCTCCGCAGCCGGACGCCCGATTCACCGGGTGACGTTTGGGCAGGGCCAGCGGCGCGTGCTGATGTGGACGCAGATGCATGGCGATGAACCCACAGCGACCCTGGCCGTTCTCGATCTGCTCGCGGCACTTGTGGAATTTCCCCAGGACGCAGCCCTGAACCGGATTCTCAGGGAAGTCCAGGTCTGCATCCTTCCCATGCTCAACCCGGATGGCGCGGAAGTCTTCCAGCGGCGGACTGCCCAGGGCATTGACCTCAACCGTGACGCCCGCCACCTTAGAACACCGGAGGCAAGGCTTCTCAAGCGGACGCACGACGACTTCGTGCCTGACTTTGCCTTCAATCTTCACGACCAGAACCCGCGCTACACGGCCGGCGACAGTCACCGTCTGACGGCAATGGCCTTTCTGGCGCCGGCGCACGACGCCTCGGGCAAGGACAACATGGCCCGGCGGCGCGCCAAGCGTCTGGCTGCGGCCATGGTGCAGATGCTCACTCCGTACATTGACGGTTACATGGCGCGCTTTGACGACACGCACGAGCCGCGCAGTTTTGGCGACGCCATGCAGGGCTGGGGAACGAGCGTCGTCCTTGTCGAGTCGGGAGGCTGGCGCAATGACCCGGAGAAGACCTACCTTCGCCAGCTCAATGCCGTGGTATTGCTCGGTGCACTTCACGCCATTGCCGGTGACGAGTGCGATGCCGTGGAAGCGACGGCATACGAGGCGCTGCCGCCCAACACGAGTTACTTCTACGACCTCATTTTCGAGTCAGCGACGCTCGACTTTGGTCCCAGCCTTCCTCCCATCGTCGCCGACATTGCCATCAACGTCAGCAACCACTGGCAGTCAACGCCGGTGGATGCCATTCGGGGACGTGTCATGGACGTGGGCGACCTGCGCGACTACGACGCCGGAGAACGGTGGTCGCTGGACGGCCGTGCGGTGCCAGGTCACGACTTCCACATCGAGGCTGAAGTTGACGTGGATGCCCTCCGCGCCATGGCGCAACCTGTTCAGCCTTCGTAA
- a CDS encoding lysophospholipid acyltransferase family protein, producing MNLHQRTIVYVTRPALRLALHPFFRMTYFGVEHVPKTGPVLLAPNHQAYADPFWIGLPIRRPIHFMTWSRVFRVAYLRPLLRYFQCFPVDHDKPFDKSALKIAQELLRAGQAVMIFPEGGRTPHGDLQEFKAGAFRIAVKLRVPIVPVTLNGGFEVWNMYRKLPRPGKITVYFHPPMYFSADDRDLKEVTAEAARAVREVIASKLQRPVAS from the coding sequence ATGAACCTGCATCAGCGTACCATCGTCTATGTGACCCGTCCCGCGTTACGACTGGCGCTTCATCCGTTCTTCAGAATGACCTACTTCGGGGTGGAGCACGTACCGAAAACCGGGCCGGTACTTCTGGCTCCGAACCATCAGGCCTATGCCGACCCCTTCTGGATTGGGCTGCCCATCCGCCGCCCGATTCACTTCATGACGTGGAGCCGGGTGTTTCGGGTCGCGTACCTGCGCCCCCTGCTGCGCTATTTCCAGTGTTTTCCGGTTGACCATGACAAGCCCTTCGACAAAAGCGCCCTCAAAATTGCTCAGGAACTGCTCCGTGCCGGTCAGGCGGTCATGATTTTTCCCGAAGGCGGACGGACGCCCCACGGCGATTTGCAGGAATTCAAAGCCGGCGCCTTTCGGATTGCCGTCAAGCTGCGGGTGCCCATCGTCCCGGTGACGCTCAACGGCGGCTTCGAGGTGTGGAACATGTACCGCAAGCTGCCGCGGCCGGGCAAAATCACCGTTTACTTTCACCCGCCGATGTACTTTTCAGCCGACGACCGTGATTTGAAGGAAGTCACGGCGGAAGCGGCCCGTGCCGTCCGGGAAGTCATCGCCAGCAAGTTGCAGCGCCCAGTGGCGTCATGA
- a CDS encoding cytidine deaminase encodes MSRSTPSAGCDEAVLIAAAREARRQAHAPYSGFSVGAVVQARSGKLYTGCNIENASFGLTVCAERVALFKALSEGERQFQAVVIATDATTPTPPCGACRQVLWEFCGDIRIISAGPQGKTAEWSLAALLPAAFDDRNLAATTPSSPEPD; translated from the coding sequence ATGAGCAGGTCCACTCCATCCGCCGGGTGCGACGAAGCCGTGCTCATTGCGGCGGCCCGGGAGGCGCGGCGGCAGGCACATGCGCCTTATTCGGGATTTTCCGTCGGGGCCGTGGTTCAGGCCCGGTCGGGAAAGCTCTACACCGGCTGCAACATAGAGAACGCCTCGTTTGGGTTGACGGTGTGCGCCGAGCGGGTGGCGCTTTTCAAGGCGCTTTCCGAAGGCGAGCGGCAGTTTCAGGCGGTCGTGATTGCCACGGACGCCACTACGCCCACCCCGCCCTGCGGTGCCTGCCGGCAGGTGCTGTGGGAATTCTGCGGCGACATCCGCATCATCAGCGCCGGGCCCCAAGGGAAGACAGCCGAGTGGTCCCTGGCCGCGCTGCTTCCGGCTGCCTTTGACGACCGGAACCTCGCGGCCACAACGCCGTCTTCCCCGGAGCCGGACTGA
- a CDS encoding TIGR00266 family protein encodes MPQSDVIDYRIVGDDLQGVIITLDPNEQVLAEAGVMLYMTAGIEMQTTMATDSSKGFFGNLAKAVGRVFSGAGFFITTFTNYGHARADVAFAAPYPGKIIPIDLAKFGGEVLCQKDSFLCAARGTDLSVGFQQRLGAGFFGGEGFILQRLRGDGLAFIHAGGATMTYNLRPGETLRVDTGCVVAFQPSVQFNIQFVGGFKNALFGGEGLFLASLTGPGQVILQTLPFSRLVGRIAATLPRATSGGGGGFFGDEN; translated from the coding sequence ATGCCACAGTCGGATGTCATTGATTACCGGATCGTCGGCGACGATCTGCAGGGCGTCATCATCACGCTCGATCCCAACGAGCAGGTACTGGCCGAAGCGGGCGTCATGCTCTACATGACGGCCGGCATCGAGATGCAAACCACCATGGCCACCGACAGCTCAAAAGGCTTCTTTGGCAACCTGGCCAAAGCCGTCGGGCGGGTGTTTTCGGGGGCCGGGTTCTTCATCACCACGTTCACCAACTACGGTCACGCCCGGGCCGACGTGGCGTTTGCCGCTCCCTATCCGGGCAAGATCATTCCCATTGACCTGGCCAAGTTCGGCGGCGAAGTGCTGTGCCAGAAAGACTCGTTTCTGTGTGCAGCCCGTGGCACCGACCTCAGCGTTGGCTTCCAGCAGCGCCTGGGGGCCGGTTTTTTCGGGGGTGAGGGCTTCATCCTTCAGCGTTTGCGCGGGGATGGCCTGGCATTCATTCACGCTGGCGGGGCCACGATGACCTACAACCTGCGGCCGGGTGAGACGCTGCGCGTGGATACCGGTTGCGTCGTGGCTTTTCAGCCGTCGGTTCAGTTCAATATCCAGTTCGTCGGCGGGTTCAAAAATGCCCTCTTTGGCGGCGAGGGCCTGTTTCTGGCATCCCTGACGGGACCCGGGCAGGTCATCCTGCAAACCCTGCCTTTCAGCCGGTTGGTTGGGCGTATTGCGGCCACGTTGCCACGGGCGACCTCCGGCGGTGGCGGCGGCTTCTTTGGCGACGAAAACTGA
- a CDS encoding radical SAM protein, giving the protein MRITEIFFSIQGESSYAGLPCAFVRTTGCDLRCTWCDSEYTFTGGTHMSVEEILERIRAYPTRLVELTGGEPLLQKDIYELAGRLLDEGYTVLIETGGHRDVSRLDPRIIKIMDIKCPGSGMVEKNLWSNLDHITRRDEVKFVLADLADYFWAREILRIYRLEQRTNVLFSTVFGVEQRPIVERLLADGLQVRFQTQLHKLIWPADMRGV; this is encoded by the coding sequence ATGCGTATCACCGAAATCTTCTTCAGCATCCAGGGGGAATCGAGCTACGCCGGACTCCCCTGCGCCTTTGTGCGGACGACCGGGTGTGACCTGCGTTGTACCTGGTGCGACTCGGAGTACACCTTCACGGGCGGAACGCACATGTCGGTCGAAGAAATTCTCGAACGGATTCGCGCCTATCCGACCCGCCTGGTGGAACTCACCGGTGGGGAGCCGCTTTTGCAGAAGGACATTTACGAACTGGCCGGACGGCTGCTCGATGAAGGCTACACCGTCCTTATCGAAACCGGCGGTCACCGCGACGTTTCCCGCCTTGACCCCCGGATTATCAAAATCATGGACATCAAGTGTCCCGGCAGCGGCATGGTGGAAAAAAACCTGTGGTCAAATCTCGACCACATCACCCGCCGCGATGAAGTCAAGTTCGTGCTGGCCGACCTGGCCGATTACTTCTGGGCGCGCGAAATCCTGCGCATTTACCGGCTCGAACAACGGACGAATGTCCTGTTTTCAACGGTCTTTGGTGTGGAACAGCGGCCGATTGTCGAGCGGCTGCTGGCGGATGGGCTTCAGGTGCGCTTCCAGACCCAGTTGCACAAACTGATCTGGCCGGCCGATATGCGCGGCGTTTGA
- a CDS encoding dipeptide epimerase, which produces MQLIIHPLTLELREPFALAVGRRTTTPAVCLEVHHEGLVGYGEVALPPYLGWSQAEVCQALHRVQWSEPIHPLNPDRLLAAATAAIGPLPPALAALDIALHDLFGKYLGQPLYALWGFDLSRIPPTSFTLSLMSPDAAREKAVRMAEYPVLKLKLGGDNDRALVTAVREVTDRPLSVDANQGWRDRSAALDFIGWLAEQQVLFVEQPFPVACVDDHAWLTERSPLPIIADEAVRTMDDVVRAPGVYHGINVKLAKCGGLRAAHAMLTVARALGLKTLLGCMTETSCAISAATHVSPLADWADLDGAALIANDPFEGAQLVDGRMLPPARPGIGACPVRPLSG; this is translated from the coding sequence GTGCAACTCATTATCCACCCTCTCACCCTGGAACTCCGGGAACCCTTTGCCTTGGCTGTTGGTCGCCGTACCACGACACCAGCCGTCTGCCTTGAAGTCCATCATGAAGGTTTGGTGGGCTATGGTGAGGTGGCGCTGCCGCCATACCTGGGCTGGAGCCAGGCAGAAGTCTGCCAGGCATTGCACCGGGTTCAGTGGTCGGAACCCATCCATCCACTCAATCCAGACCGCCTGCTGGCAGCGGCGACCGCCGCCATCGGGCCGCTGCCTCCGGCACTGGCGGCGCTGGACATCGCCCTGCATGACCTGTTTGGAAAGTACCTTGGCCAGCCGCTCTATGCACTGTGGGGCTTTGACCTGAGCCGGATTCCACCCACTTCCTTTACCCTGAGTCTGATGTCTCCCGACGCGGCACGGGAGAAAGCCGTGCGGATGGCCGAATATCCGGTGCTCAAGCTCAAGCTGGGGGGCGACAACGACCGGGCGCTGGTGACAGCCGTGCGGGAGGTCACCGACCGACCGCTTTCTGTGGACGCCAATCAGGGCTGGCGCGACCGCTCGGCGGCGCTGGATTTCATTGGCTGGCTGGCCGAGCAGCAGGTGTTGTTCGTCGAGCAGCCGTTTCCCGTTGCGTGTGTGGATGATCACGCCTGGCTGACCGAGCGCAGCCCGCTTCCCATCATTGCCGATGAAGCTGTGCGGACGATGGACGATGTCGTCCGTGCGCCAGGGGTTTATCACGGCATCAACGTCAAGCTGGCCAAATGCGGCGGCCTGCGCGCCGCGCATGCCATGCTCACCGTCGCCCGCGCCCTGGGGCTGAAAACCCTTCTGGGATGCATGACCGAAACTTCCTGCGCCATCTCGGCGGCAACCCATGTTTCACCGCTGGCTGACTGGGCAGATTTGGACGGCGCGGCACTCATTGCCAACGATCCGTTCGAGGGGGCGCAACTGGTTGACGGGCGCATGCTGCCGCCAGCGCGGCCGGGGATTGGTGCCTGCCCAGTACGGCCGCTCTCCGGCTGA
- a CDS encoding S8 family peptidase yields the protein MRPSTLKHLALGCAVIAAAGGIGLMRRLPAPKPREMKVCRIEARPSQHQVPYSASTPTVAERPESYGFIIKYKRTAKPGVISRMLEELNIRRSYRYPHLPLLAFGMYPEGEAQATDVFLERLRQHPSVEYVEPNYVYRIGDTRPDDPSFAEQWGHLNEGQPIKGGQPGIPGVDAAVVSAWDVTTGSREVVVAVIDTGVDYTHEDLADNMWVNTREIPNNGIDDDGNGIVDDYYGYNAVGNNGNPLDDNGHGTHCAGIIGAKGDNGTGIAGINWDVRLMALKFLDANGRGTLNDALECIDYAIAMKQRGVNVRVLSNSWGGGGYSRALEEAIRTANANDILFVAAAGNSGTNNDRIPHYPASYDVPNVLSVAALAPNDNLASFSCYGKKTVHLAAPGVDIYSTVPVTVFGQGYKHFSGTSMATPYVAGAAALVLARDPKLSVTALKAQLLRSVTPVAALEGRLATGGRLNIARALGVRGE from the coding sequence ATGCGTCCGTCCACCCTCAAGCATCTTGCCCTTGGCTGCGCGGTCATTGCAGCAGCCGGCGGAATCGGCCTCATGCGCCGCCTGCCGGCTCCCAAGCCGCGTGAGATGAAGGTTTGTCGAATCGAAGCCCGGCCCAGCCAGCACCAGGTCCCCTATTCAGCTTCCACGCCGACCGTTGCCGAGCGCCCGGAAAGCTACGGATTCATCATCAAGTACAAGCGCACGGCCAAACCCGGCGTGATTTCCAGAATGCTGGAAGAGCTGAATATCCGCCGCTCGTACCGTTATCCCCATCTGCCCCTGTTGGCTTTTGGCATGTACCCGGAAGGCGAAGCCCAGGCGACAGATGTCTTTCTGGAGCGGCTGCGGCAGCATCCGAGCGTCGAGTATGTCGAACCCAACTACGTGTACCGCATTGGGGACACCCGTCCTGACGATCCCAGCTTCGCTGAGCAATGGGGGCATCTCAACGAAGGGCAGCCCATCAAGGGCGGCCAGCCGGGCATTCCCGGCGTGGATGCCGCTGTGGTGTCGGCCTGGGATGTCACCACCGGCAGCCGCGAGGTTGTTGTGGCGGTGATTGACACCGGCGTGGACTACACCCACGAAGACTTGGCCGACAACATGTGGGTCAACACCCGTGAGATTCCCAACAACGGTATTGATGACGACGGCAATGGCATCGTGGATGACTACTACGGCTACAATGCCGTGGGGAACAATGGTAACCCGCTCGACGACAACGGTCACGGCACGCACTGCGCCGGCATCATCGGCGCCAAGGGCGACAATGGCACAGGCATTGCCGGCATCAACTGGGATGTCCGCCTCATGGCCCTGAAGTTTCTGGACGCCAACGGGCGCGGAACGCTCAACGACGCGCTGGAGTGCATTGACTACGCCATTGCCATGAAGCAGCGGGGCGTCAATGTGCGCGTCCTGTCGAATAGCTGGGGTGGCGGCGGCTACTCCCGTGCTCTGGAAGAGGCCATCCGCACGGCGAATGCCAACGACATCCTTTTCGTCGCGGCGGCGGGCAACTCCGGCACGAACAACGACCGCATCCCGCACTATCCGGCCTCCTACGATGTTCCCAATGTGCTTTCCGTCGCGGCCCTTGCGCCCAACGACAACCTGGCCTCGTTTTCCTGCTATGGCAAGAAAACCGTACATCTGGCCGCGCCGGGCGTGGATATCTATAGCACTGTTCCGGTGACGGTGTTCGGGCAGGGCTACAAGCACTTTTCAGGCACGTCCATGGCCACGCCGTATGTGGCCGGCGCGGCGGCGCTCGTTCTGGCCCGTGACCCCAAGCTGTCGGTGACGGCGCTCAAGGCGCAGTTGCTGCGCTCGGTGACGCCGGTGGCCGCACTCGAAGGGCGGCTGGCCACGGGCGGCCGCCTCAACATTGCGCGGGCGCTCGGCGTACGTGGTGAGTAG
- a CDS encoding class I adenylate-forming enzyme family protein yields MRDLLTEFEREEIVVERLDAWAQTTPDAVYFHYGEDDRTLTFGEVAELTDRIAGNLARLGITRGQRVSLLMQNPLITTLAMFGIWKAGAVFCPINYTFTGKLLAYTLNDTQPALLLTERRMVPRLTEIAAELSQLPRTVVYDAPEGTHDFLPPTERMPLPDAFQPTGWTELLEPAARPNVTLQYTDPASIIYTSGTTGPSKGVILPFRCLNQYCFLARKLLTREDVIYCDLPMYHIAGAFALIARAAWVGCEVAVWNRFSPQDFWARIAKRGATTAILLDVMVPWLMKAPPSENDRATTLSKVHLQPLPLNHQEIARRFGFDIVTTGFGQTESGLGLCLLIEEMPEGEGTPPELWKGSNRAHLRQVAGQFGIPVVRGETVTTKGAMGRPMPFHEVAILDAKGYPCAPGEIGELCFRPKIPSLLFDGYLGKPEATLKAFRQLWFHTGDAAYVNEQGEYFFVDRLGDRLRRRGENFSSYVVEDLMHQHPDIALCAVFPIPGAESDEDDIVAFIVPKAGTALTEAAVEAWAAQHLPKFMQPQHIRLVTELPRTLTNKVEKYKLRAEVLRELGRV; encoded by the coding sequence ATGCGCGATTTGCTCACCGAGTTTGAACGCGAAGAAATCGTCGTCGAACGCCTCGATGCCTGGGCCCAGACCACGCCCGATGCCGTCTATTTCCACTACGGCGAAGATGACCGGACCCTGACCTTCGGAGAAGTCGCCGAACTCACCGACCGTATCGCCGGAAACCTCGCCCGCCTCGGCATCACCCGCGGACAGCGCGTGTCCCTCCTGATGCAGAACCCCCTCATCACCACCCTCGCCATGTTCGGCATCTGGAAAGCTGGCGCCGTGTTCTGCCCCATCAACTACACCTTCACCGGCAAACTCCTCGCCTACACCCTCAACGACACCCAACCGGCGCTCCTCCTGACCGAACGCCGCATGGTGCCACGGCTGACCGAAATCGCCGCCGAACTCTCCCAACTGCCCCGTACCGTGGTCTATGACGCACCCGAAGGCACGCACGATTTCCTGCCGCCCACCGAACGGATGCCCCTCCCGGATGCCTTCCAACCCACAGGCTGGACGGAACTGCTTGAACCGGCCGCACGTCCGAACGTCACCCTCCAGTACACCGACCCGGCCAGCATCATCTACACCTCCGGGACAACCGGCCCCTCCAAAGGCGTCATCCTTCCCTTCCGCTGCCTGAACCAGTACTGCTTCCTGGCACGCAAGCTGCTCACCCGCGAGGATGTCATCTACTGCGATCTGCCGATGTACCACATTGCCGGCGCCTTTGCGCTCATCGCCCGCGCCGCCTGGGTCGGCTGCGAAGTCGCCGTCTGGAACCGGTTCAGTCCGCAGGATTTCTGGGCGCGCATCGCCAAACGCGGCGCAACCACTGCCATTCTGCTTGATGTCATGGTGCCGTGGCTGATGAAAGCCCCACCCAGCGAAAACGACCGCGCCACAACGCTGTCAAAAGTTCACTTACAACCGTTGCCCCTCAACCACCAGGAAATTGCCCGGCGGTTCGGCTTCGACATCGTGACCACCGGCTTCGGTCAGACCGAATCCGGCCTCGGCCTCTGCCTGCTCATCGAGGAAATGCCCGAAGGCGAAGGCACACCGCCCGAACTGTGGAAAGGTTCAAACCGCGCGCACCTGCGGCAGGTGGCCGGGCAGTTCGGCATCCCGGTCGTCCGGGGCGAAACCGTCACGACCAAAGGTGCCATGGGGCGTCCGATGCCGTTTCACGAAGTAGCCATTCTCGATGCCAAAGGCTACCCCTGCGCGCCCGGCGAAATCGGCGAGCTGTGCTTCCGTCCGAAAATTCCGTCCCTGCTGTTTGATGGCTATCTCGGCAAACCCGAAGCCACCCTCAAGGCCTTTCGCCAACTCTGGTTTCATACCGGCGACGCTGCCTATGTCAACGAACAGGGCGAGTATTTCTTCGTTGACCGCCTCGGAGACCGGCTGCGACGGCGTGGTGAAAACTTCTCCAGCTATGTTGTCGAAGACCTCATGCACCAACACCCCGACATTGCTCTGTGCGCCGTATTTCCGATCCCCGGCGCAGAAAGCGACGAAGACGACATCGTGGCATTCATCGTTCCCAAGGCCGGCACGGCTCTGACCGAAGCCGCTGTGGAGGCGTGGGCAGCCCAGCACCTGCCCAAGTTTATGCAGCCGCAACACATCCGGCTCGTAACCGAACTGCCCCGGACGCTTACCAACAAGGTGGAAAAGTACAAACTGCGCGCCGAAGTCCTGCGGGAACTGGGCCGCGTCTAA
- a CDS encoding SDR family oxidoreductase: MKRIALVTGGTSGIGKETVRGLARAGLAVVLVGRDQRKCAEVVQELRADTGQTDITALTADLSRLEDIRRVADEFRATYPRLDVLVNNVGAIFDTRRTTPDGLEQTFALNHISYFLLTNLLLDRLLASAPARVVNVSSAAHRFVPGVDFDDLQFERKPYAPMTAYGQSKLMNILFSQELARRLEGTGVTSNSLHPGGVASNFADNTTGWFRLTAKVLKWAVGISPARGAETSVYLATSDEVAGVSGRYFERCRAATTSAAAMDPTAQVRLWQVSEQVVGQVFPSPAGVTS; the protein is encoded by the coding sequence ATGAAACGAATTGCGCTCGTGACCGGAGGCACGTCTGGCATTGGCAAGGAAACCGTCCGTGGGCTGGCGCGGGCCGGGCTGGCGGTTGTCCTCGTGGGACGCGACCAGCGGAAGTGCGCCGAGGTCGTGCAGGAACTGCGGGCCGACACGGGACAGACCGACATCACCGCCCTCACGGCCGATTTGTCGCGGCTGGAGGACATCCGGCGCGTTGCAGACGAGTTCCGCGCGACTTACCCCCGGCTCGATGTCCTGGTCAACAACGTCGGCGCGATTTTTGACACCCGGCGCACCACGCCGGACGGACTCGAACAGACGTTTGCACTCAATCACATTTCCTACTTCCTGCTGACCAACCTGCTGCTTGACCGGCTGCTGGCCAGTGCGCCGGCGCGGGTGGTCAATGTCAGTTCAGCCGCACACCGGTTTGTGCCGGGCGTGGATTTTGATGACCTCCAGTTCGAGCGGAAACCTTATGCGCCTATGACAGCCTACGGCCAATCCAAACTGATGAACATTCTGTTCAGCCAGGAGTTGGCCCGGCGGCTGGAGGGCACCGGCGTCACCTCCAACAGTTTGCACCCCGGCGGTGTGGCTTCCAACTTTGCCGACAATACCACCGGCTGGTTTCGCTTGACGGCCAAGGTACTCAAGTGGGCCGTAGGGATTTCACCAGCGCGTGGGGCTGAGACTTCCGTGTATTTAGCCACGTCGGACGAGGTCGCGGGCGTCAGCGGCCGCTACTTTGAGCGTTGCCGGGCGGCGACGACCAGCGCAGCGGCGATGGACCCGACAGCCCAGGTGCGGCTGTGGCAAGTCAGTGAGCAAGTCGTGGGCCAGGTGTTTCCATCTCCTGCAGGAGTCACCTCGTGA